The sequence AGAAACACGATACAGTTTCCATAGAAACAACATACTGCTCATCTAAAGTCCCAGTTTGTTCAAATAACAGTCAGTAAAAAGTcaataatattcattttaacaGCAAATTTACTGGTAATAAAGTGAGTTACAACAGAAATCTGTCCTCAACACAGTTCACTAGAGAAGATGAgacaaatagaaatgaaataaaaagatactattattttttcttttttcagagaaTATTAATCACTAAAACAAGGAGAACACGGGAATAGATAATTATTCAAGTGAGTGATTTCTGGAGGTAACTGCTATTCACAAAATCAAGTATTCCTAAACTCTGTCTCTCCTTACCTAGTAAAATTAACAGATATCCCCAGAAATGACAGTAGGGATTGACAAACAAATATTGAAAACAGAACTTCCAGATTAGGGAAGACATATTTCAACACAAATTACCCCAGAACACCTCCGAGCCTTAATAGTGCCTGAAGAGCAATGGTGCTAGAGATTTTGCTGATTGTGgaggtatttttttccccaatcatttaaaaaaattttatcgagttataatttacataccataaaattccctgatggctcagatggtaaagaatctgcctgcaatgcaggagacccaggtttgatccctgggttggaaagataccctggagaaggaaatggcaacccactccagtattcttgcctggagaattccatggacagagtagtctgaaaggctgcagtctgtggggtcgcaaagactctgacatgactgagcaactcacacacacacacacacatcataaaaTTCACCTGCTTTACTTCTATAATTCAATGATTTTTGGTATATATTCAGAGTTACATAACTATCACCATAGGTATCGTTTTATGCATTAGGAAAATCACTGAAAAATTAGATTTTGTGATCTCAACCCTTACAGTAACTaactctttgcatttcttttccttttttcccccaagtaatTATCTCCAGGGTACAGTACAGTGCTGACACTAATTTATATTCACTGGATTGAATCAAAAGCatttagagtttctttttgaggaagTAACTTTACATATACACCAACAGTGTGGAAAATAAGGCAGCTTCTGagaattaaaatagtaaaatccATACTTAATAAATTAGCTGGTTATGGGGGCAATCCATAAAACCGTCTGTGAATGTGTAACTGAGAAGTTTAGAAACACTCTAAACCCCTAATTAAGATGAGGATGTAATCTCAGGAGGCAAAATGAAGTGCCTATAATTTGGTCAGTAAAAATCTAATCAATTGTCTAGTACACTGTTTAAAGAAAGTGTGCCTACAGAAAGAGAATTGCCAGTCTTTACCCAGCACTATTCAGGTAACAGAGATCTAAAGGGTTTGAATTTTCCTGTATTTGAAAAGGTACACTTGGTTGTGGGACAGGAATCATTTATCAGGTTTCACCAGATCTGAATGAAATCTCTCTCAAAATGATGCACCTCATTTTGATTCCTCATTTACTTATGAGACTTCCTGACTTGCTTTCTAGACCTGATGAAGAGTTTTCTTGGCATGTACAATCTGACCATCCCTGTTATCAAAAACGAATCTGCTTCACCCTCTCCCaccaacaaatgaacaaatggtttggtttatttgctttcttattttttactcttCTGGACTAAAGCATGACAGAAAACTCTCGGACACGGATAGTATAAGATCACACTCTTAAATGTAATAATCTCCAAGCTAATATCATCCTGGAAAACCTTGATAAACAGCCATCCATGACCTTGGTCATAGACCTCAGAACCTATAATTTGGTTACACTCAAATATGATAGGCCAATAAAGAAACAAGAATGTTCTATTCACTCTATTAAATTCTACCTTGTATTTCTCTAAaccaaacaaaatcagaaatgactgCATTAAAttggacagaaagaaaagaaacggaagttgctcagtcatgtctgactctttgtgaccccatggactgtagcctaccagggtcctctgtccatgggattttccaagcaagactactggagtgggttgccatttccttctccaggggatcttcccaacccagggatcgaacccgggtctcctgcgttgcgggcagatgctttactatctgagccaccaaactgGACAAGAACAAATCAAATTAAATTTGtagctttcttattttctgtaattaaaatgccttgaaattaaaagcacCTATGtttaaatcactgcagactgaTTTAACATTAATCAACAGAAGACCAACCTGTATAACCATAAGTGGATGGATAAAGTTAGAAAGAAACTGTTCAGTAAATAACTATGGAGTACATCTGTTGAAACAGTGTCCCTTTTGGTCagcttctcattttaaaaattatcagggtcttctctctctcttttgtggtCACGccttggcatatgggatcttaatttcccaatcagggatgaacccagtgccccctgcagtggaaccactggactgccagggaattccaaggGTCTTCTCTTTCTAAACTGCAAGCCCAGTTTAAAAATATGTCAGTGaaggcatttgagtcagttttaatgaggtggatgaacctagaacctactatacagagttaagtaactgctgctgctgctaagttgcttcagtcatgtctgactctgtgcgaccccatagacggcagcccaccaggctcctctgttcatgggattttccaggcagtaccggagtgggttatcattgccttctccagttaagtaactaagaaagagaaaaacaaatattgtatattaacacatatatatatggaatctagaagaatggtactgataAATCTGTTTGCAGAGctgcaatggagatgcagacatagagaacagacgtatggacaagggtggggagaagagggagagggtgtaataaatggagagagtagcgtgGATGAATATATACTAACATATGTAAATtgagagccaatgggaatttgctatgagactcagggaactcaaaccagaactctgtaataacctagaggggtgggactgggccggaggtgggagggagattcaagagggaggagacaaatACACACCTGTGGTTAATTCACGTTGATgtgtgacagaaatcaaaccaatattataAACCAATCATCAACCAACTAAAAATagataagtatttaaaaaataaaaaggcaatagATAAAAATATGTCAATGAAGGATGATTTAAAGGACAGACaaaaaagtacacacacacatacacaaaattttGTCAACTATCACAGAGATTTTAAGGACTACCAAAGATCCTCCATGGATCTGTTGAGGAGcaaattaaatttgtattttggATTTACTGAGAAACATTTACTAAAATACATTCAGTCAACTTATAGAACTGAAGACATGTCTTctaaacaatcttttttttaaatttcaaaggcaCCTAGATTTCTCCACCTAGTTTTAATAATGTTTATAGTATTTTTATAAACTGCCTTACATTCCTGAGGAGAGGGGCTGttacaaataaatacacaaactGAAGAAAATCATCCTTACCCTTAGGGTGCAAATCTGTTTTAGCATATTTATGACTGCagatttgttgttttaatttgaatttatcaCTAATAATTTAAAGTCCCAGCATTTCATATAAAAATCCAGATTTCAGATGTCTCTATAGGAAAAAATGTAGGAAGTTCTAATCTCCTTGGACCAGTACACTAGTAGACCAGTCCTGAGCAGCAACTGTGGTCTCCAGAGGCCACAGTAGCTCATTGGGCTCATTCATATTACTTGAGAGGCCTGCTAATGAGTTCAAaacaaggaaggaacttcagGATTCTGCATGCACATAGGTAGGTGCGCGTGTTTTTTCTCGTTCTTTGAAAAGGGATGGAGAAGCAACAGGCACAATTCACTCTGCAACCGTCAGTGCACATTTCCGCTGCGTTGGGCCTAGTAATAGgcgattaaaaaaagaaacagagatctGGGTCCCGGTTGGTACCACCAACGATTGGTCAGAGCAGGAATCGCTGCCACTAATACAAGCAGTGTTGAATGTagttattaaatatatacaaagcTCGGTGCTGAACCGAAGGTAGAACGGTACTTGATGTAGAATCTAAGGAATCTAAGCTCGGTTTCCCTACATTACACACTTCTCTGTCTAGGCAGCGCACAGGTTCACAGGAGACGGGGCGGAAACACAAAGTGACGGCTTGCTTCTGCACAGAATCACAGACAACGCCGAGTCCCAAGCTGGGCGCAGTCTCCTAAGACGCCCCCGTTTCCGGAGCAACCGCCTGGTCCCTCCCCCTTTGACTCCGCCCCCGGGGGCGTCTTTCCCGCCGAAGGCCGTTAACACCGCAGAGCATGGTGGGATAAAGCTATAGGCTAGGCTTCATTAAATCCTTCCAAAGCgcctttgctttaggagactcATTCCTGGGGAAACTGATTATTCTCCAGGATTCGACAAGATTAGTAACCCTCTTTTACAAGTGCTCTGTCCTAAATCTTTACCACACGGCCGGTCACTCCCTTTGCAAAGCTCTCGGCACAACGGGAACGCGGGAACTTTTTTCCCTTCGCGCGGAGGGTGACGTCGCGCGTGCGCCAGCGTGTCTTTCGCAGCACCCGTTACGCTCTTGCGCGTGCGCAGTGAAATCGAATAGCTGCTTCCTCCcgcttctcttcctccctcccccccatATCCGTGCGCCGAGCTGATAAAGGCGCCATTTTGGAGGGGCCGCGGGAGACGTGGTGTCGCGGCGGGTTCGCTCTGCCGTTCGCTAGGCTTGGTGGGAAGGCCTGTTCTCGAGTCCGCGCTTTTCGTCGCCGCCATGTCGGGAGGTGGTGTGATTCGTGGCCCGGCAGGGAACAACGACTGCCGCATCTACGTAGGGAACTTACCTCCAGACATCCGAACCAAGGACATTGAGGACGTGTTCTACAAATACGGTGCTATCCGCGACATCGACCTGAAGAATCGCCGCGGAGGACCGCCCTTCGCCTTCGTTGAGTTCGAGGACCCGCGGTGAGGCGGCCAGGGACTTGCGGCCTTGAGGATATAGGTTGGAGTAGTTGGGGAATGCTCCAAGGCCTTAGAATGGGGACGTGGGCTCTGAGATTGGGAGCAAGACGAATCGCCCGTGCACGAGTGAAGTGAGGAGCCGAGTCGgtgaggcttctctggtgactggGTCCCCCGGGCGTCTCCAGAGCCGGCTTGCGGGCTTGGAGCGGGAAACTGAGGCGCTGAGGGCTGCTGTAGTGGTcgggagcctggcgtgcttctgggtgggggaggggccgtTCCTATTATGCAGCGCATGTGGGCTCTTCCACCCCGGGTGCGCATGTGCGGGGCGCTGCTAGCTCCCCGACGGAGTTAGTCACCCCTCCCGGTCCATTTTCTTACCTTTCGGCTTTCTGTAATCACGCAGGGATGCGGAAGACGCGGTGTACGGTCGCGACGGCTATGATTACGATGGATATCGTCTGCGGGTGGAGTTTCCTCGAAGCGGCCGTGGTACAGGCCGAGGCGGCGGCGGGGGTGGAGGTGGCGGGGCTCCCCGGGGCCGCTATGGCCCCCCTTCCAGGCGTTCTGAAAACAGAGTGGTTGTCTCTGGTGAGTTTACCGTTCCGTGCGGGTTGATGTCACTTTTGGTCAGATACCACACTTTAAAGTTTTCCTTGCATGACCAGTTTGACAAATGTTAGCTTTCATGCCAGATCTTACATTATTTTAGTCGCATGGATGAATTTAGTAACCCGGAATTACTGTATTCGAGATTTAGCAAATTAGATTGCAATGCCTAGAATATGAAGATCATTACTTCGCAAATAATTTGGGGTTTTTAATTCTAGAATTTTGAATCTTTAACCTGAGATGTTAAAACTAATCATTAATTTTAAAGTAGTCCTGGTTCTAATGTAAATTTTAACTTTAATGTGAAATATTCGTATAattgttgaaaaaaatctttttcaggACTGCCTCCAAGTGGAAGCTGGCAGGATTTAAAGGATCACATGCGTGAAGCAGGTGATGTATGTTATGCTGATGTTTACCGAGATGGCACTGGTGTCGTGGAGTTTGTACGGAAAGAAGATATGACCTATGCAGTTCGAAAACTGGATAACACTAAGTTTAGATCTCATGAGGTAGGTTATACACTTATTCTTTTTATTGGCCAGAATTGGATACAGTGGTCTTAACTGTGGAATTTGAAGGTAAGATTCAGGCAAGGGTGTCCAAGTAAACCCAGTAAAGTGCCTCTGGTTTAAATTACGTTGTATTC comes from Muntiacus reevesi chromosome 18, mMunRee1.1, whole genome shotgun sequence and encodes:
- the SRSF1 gene encoding serine/arginine-rich splicing factor 1 — translated: MSGGGVIRGPAGNNDCRIYVGNLPPDIRTKDIEDVFYKYGAIRDIDLKNRRGGPPFAFVEFEDPRDAEDAVYGRDGYDYDGYRLRVEFPRSGRGTGRGGGGGGGGGAPRGRYGPPSRRSENRVVVSGLPPSGSWQDLKDHMREAGDVCYADVYRDGTGVVEFVRKEDMTYAVRKLDNTKFRSHEGETAYIRVKVDGPRSPSYGRSRSRSRSRSRSRSRSNSRSRSYSPRRSRGSPRYSPRHSRSRSRT